A genomic segment from Modestobacter roseus encodes:
- the lspA gene encoding signal peptidase II, translating to MSEQTDRPTAEQGAESASQPSGATPSSGDDVPRRSRARLLLGLAAAVFALDLATKLIVVATLSDREPLRLLGGALYLTEARNTGAAFSFAEGATVVFTLIAVAVVVVIVRFARRMYSTAWAVALALVLGGALGNLVDRVFRDPGFLRGGVVDFLSLFDPYGQVWPIFNVADSAIVCGGVLGALLAFRGVEFDGRRGGDDSGDRPAERTDGTPG from the coding sequence GTGTCCGAGCAGACCGACCGGCCGACGGCCGAGCAGGGCGCGGAGTCGGCCTCGCAGCCCTCCGGTGCCACGCCGTCCTCGGGCGACGACGTGCCCCGGCGGTCCCGGGCCCGACTGCTGCTGGGTCTGGCCGCTGCGGTCTTCGCCCTCGACCTGGCCACCAAGCTGATCGTGGTCGCGACCCTGTCCGACCGGGAGCCGCTGCGGCTGCTCGGTGGGGCGCTCTACCTGACCGAGGCGCGCAACACGGGCGCGGCGTTCTCCTTCGCCGAGGGCGCCACGGTGGTCTTCACGCTGATCGCCGTCGCGGTGGTGGTCGTCATCGTGCGGTTCGCCCGGCGGATGTACTCGACCGCGTGGGCGGTCGCGCTCGCACTGGTGCTCGGCGGTGCGCTGGGCAACCTGGTCGACCGGGTCTTCCGCGACCCGGGCTTCCTCCGCGGCGGCGTCGTCGACTTCCTCTCGCTCTTCGACCCCTACGGCCAGGTGTGGCCGATCTTCAACGTGGCCGACTCGGCGATCGTCTGCGGCGGGGTGCTCGGCGCGCTGCTGGCCTTCCGCGGCGTGGAGTTCGACGGCCGCCGCGGCGGTGACGACAGCGGGGACCGGCCCGCGGAACGCACCGACGGCACCCCCGGCTGA
- a CDS encoding RluA family pseudouridine synthase, translating to MDRVTSSPSPAPRGEIRALPVPDGLEGQRVDQAMSRLFGVSRAVAADLADGGSVLVDGRARGKGDRLVAGSWLEVELPPPPGEPVAPRPVEGLAVVHDDDDVVVVDKPVGVAAHGSPGWDGPTVTGGLAAAGYRISTSGAAERQGIVHRLDAATTGLMVVAKSERAYTLLKAAFKERTVDKGYTALVQGHPDPSKGTIDAPIDRHPKHDWRFAVVSGGRPSVTHYEVVEAFPAASLVDIHLETGRTHQIRVHFSALRHPCVGDMTYGADPTLAARLGISRQWLHARRLGFAHPADGHWVEFTSDYPADLAGALAVLRAEN from the coding sequence ATGGACCGCGTGACCAGCAGCCCCTCCCCGGCGCCCCGGGGCGAGATCCGCGCGCTGCCGGTGCCCGACGGGCTCGAGGGTCAGCGGGTCGACCAGGCGATGTCCCGGCTGTTCGGGGTGTCCCGCGCGGTCGCCGCCGACCTCGCCGACGGCGGCTCCGTGCTGGTCGACGGGCGGGCCCGCGGCAAGGGCGACCGGCTCGTCGCGGGCAGCTGGCTGGAGGTGGAGCTGCCGCCGCCGCCGGGTGAGCCGGTGGCTCCCCGGCCGGTCGAGGGGCTCGCCGTCGTGCACGACGACGACGACGTGGTGGTGGTCGACAAGCCGGTCGGCGTCGCCGCGCACGGCAGCCCCGGCTGGGACGGGCCCACCGTGACCGGTGGCCTGGCGGCCGCCGGCTACCGGATCAGCACCAGCGGCGCCGCCGAGCGGCAGGGCATCGTGCACCGGCTGGACGCCGCGACCACCGGGCTGATGGTGGTGGCCAAGAGCGAGCGGGCCTACACGCTGCTCAAGGCCGCGTTCAAGGAGCGCACGGTCGACAAGGGCTACACCGCCCTGGTGCAGGGCCACCCCGACCCGTCCAAGGGCACCATCGACGCCCCGATCGACCGGCACCCCAAGCACGACTGGCGCTTCGCCGTCGTCAGCGGGGGCCGCCCGTCGGTCACCCACTACGAGGTGGTGGAGGCATTCCCCGCCGCGAGCCTCGTCGACATCCACCTGGAGACCGGTCGCACCCACCAGATCCGGGTGCACTTCTCCGCGCTCCGCCACCCCTGCGTCGGGGACATGACCTACGGCGCCGACCCGACCCTCGCCGCCCGGCTGGGGATCTCCCGGCAGTGGCTGCACGCGCGGCGGCTCGGCTTCGCCCACCCGGCCGACGGCCACTGGGTCGAGTTCACCAGCGACTACCCGGCCGACCTCGCCGGCGCCCTGGCGGTGCTGCGTGCGGAGAACTGA
- a CDS encoding CPBP family intramembrane glutamic endopeptidase: MTTVPDLPDAFADLGPAQLAAAMIAVYLVVGEPFVGWVLHRRFESRLRTDPAARRSFYRRLLVLEWGLAAVAVVVWLAAPDVGAAGVGLVWPQRWPGPVSWIAVLALAVLVVVSVRALRSGALVGPPPEVVRPHVPGSPRHAEPTGQPAGQSTVALLPRSRSERRLFALVGVTAGVCEEWLYRGFFLAVVAAALPGLPFGLLVLVAAVAFGLAHAYQGVSGVVTTGVLGGVLAAVYLETGSLLLPVLLHALIDLRFLLVPASALPPGPAVAAR, encoded by the coding sequence GTGACCACGGTGCCCGACCTCCCCGACGCCTTCGCCGACCTGGGGCCGGCGCAGCTGGCGGCGGCGATGATCGCCGTCTACCTGGTGGTGGGGGAGCCCTTCGTGGGCTGGGTCCTGCACCGGAGGTTCGAGAGCCGGCTGCGCACCGACCCGGCCGCCCGCCGGTCCTTCTACCGGCGGCTGCTGGTGCTGGAGTGGGGGCTGGCGGCGGTCGCCGTGGTGGTGTGGCTGGCCGCGCCGGACGTCGGTGCCGCCGGGGTGGGGCTGGTGTGGCCGCAGCGCTGGCCGGGCCCGGTCTCCTGGATCGCGGTGCTGGCGCTGGCGGTGCTGGTCGTGGTCTCGGTGCGGGCGCTGCGCTCGGGTGCGCTGGTCGGGCCACCGCCGGAGGTGGTGCGGCCGCACGTCCCCGGCAGCCCCCGGCACGCCGAGCCGACCGGCCAGCCGGCCGGGCAGTCGACGGTGGCCCTGCTGCCGCGCAGCCGGTCCGAGCGGCGCCTCTTCGCGCTCGTCGGTGTCACCGCCGGGGTGTGCGAGGAGTGGCTGTACCGGGGGTTCTTCCTCGCCGTCGTGGCCGCGGCGCTGCCCGGGCTGCCGTTCGGCCTGCTCGTGCTGGTCGCCGCGGTCGCCTTCGGCCTGGCGCACGCCTACCAGGGGGTCTCGGGGGTGGTCACCACCGGCGTGCTCGGCGGCGTGCTGGCCGCGGTCTACCTGGAGACCGGATCGCTGCTGCTGCCGGTCCTGCTGCACGCCCTGATCGACCT